ATCAACCGTGACAACTCTGGCGGAGGGCGTTCCTTACTTCTCTCAGCCCAAGGACACCCCACTGTGCGCCACGAACGTGATTGGGGTTCTCAATTTACCGTTTCCTGTTGGCTGGGTCTCATTTCCTTACTGACGGCGATACGTCTATTATGAGGGCATCAAACTTCGCATCCTCTCATCACGGCCATGATTCCGTTGCTATTCATAGGTAGGTGGTCCTTGCCGAACTGAGACGCTACGGTACTTGACCAAatcctcctcatcaaatTAGTATTAGGCACCCCCGTTTCATCAAACCCAGAAGACAACGAACGGGACGAGCTTTCGACTCGGCGTTTCCTGCTTCGCCTTGTGTTAACAGTCTCAGCAGTGGTCACTTCTGCCCCATCCAAGGCCACTGCCACTCCGTATTGCCAACCAATACGCCCCACCAAGAATCGTCACCAACTTCCATGGCCATGTCACTTTGAATAGTCCTTATCTAGACACTTCACGAATATTCCTGTGGAGACTATCTCACGTATGTATGAGTCTGTTCTTGTAAAACACGAAAGCACAGAGAAACTACCCCTCTCTCTTTTGGTTATCACAAGATATGTAGTCCTGCCATTTGCTTGGTTACATTCCTTCAACAGGCGCGACGCGTCGGCTCAGCATCTAGCCTGGGCTAGCCTTGTCGATCCCGGTGGCGATGGTTTGACTGTTGGACCAGGTCTGACCGAAATGTGCAATCAGTAGACTTCCAAGGCTCTTCTCCCGCTTTGATGATATTggcttgatgaacttgacaaCGATGCTTTATTGGCTGTGGTTTAATGGAATCGGGTTGTCTTATTCGACTGTGAAAGGTACAGGGCCACCTTGCGCTGCCGACTTGACCCTTACAACCAACCATAGACTTCAACAGCTGTCCATTTTCATCAAAAGGTTAACATACGTCGTGAGATCTAGGACAACAACTGTATAAGTCACAATATATTGCACTCTTTAAGGGGTGTTGTATGAGTCCATTCGTCTAATATCTAATGATACAGTCAAGTCTAGCTCTATTGGCTAAATCGAGCAACTTTTGGCCCTGAAAAGCTCTTTTACTTGCGTTCCTGCATAACATTTCAGACCTGGCACGCTCTCAAAGTAGCAAAGAATCTCTATCTATCCTATAAACGCCGTCTTTGCGGTTCTCGTTGTCTCTCATATTTTCAAACCAACCAAGAGACATACTTTTAACCCTTTTGTTCCTCCGTGCGTGTTTGAGGCAATTCTAGTTTGTTAGCCAGTGACAAGTTGCTTCCTCAACAAGATCTGAAGAAAGCCTCTCGACTGCTGTTCAGACAGCATGATAGCACGGTAGCTTGAGCAAGATGTGCAATCGTTCTCACGATCATCATGCTAAAGGGGTTTTGTTGATGCAACAGAGGCCGTTTACAGGCCACGGTTGAAAACAACCTTGCCATTCTTTCCTCCCTTGCCATGGAACTCAGGCTCGAGTGACTCAGCGCTCACCTCTTGTTGCTGTGGGAAGACAGCCAGAGCGAAAGGAAGGACGGCAAAGGAGGTGAGAGCGATCAAGCTCAAGTTGATGCCCAGGGGAATACCCTTGACGAGGGCTGGTCGTGAACGCACCCACTCCTTCTGCATGAGGTTCTTGTACCAAGCTTGCCTGCTCTCGATATGGTACAAGACCATAGGGGGTAGAACCATGATAGGAGACGCTGTGAAGACTCGGCTGGCTGCGGTTTGATACACAGCGAGCTTGGCAGCAGATTGAGACTTGCCCAGCGAGGGGACGTCCCGTTCTGACTTGCCTTCGGCGATGAGCTTCTGCTTGTCATCATCCGAAAGCACAGGTCGAACATCGATGCCCTTGACGATCTCGTCCCGGCGCATGAGGTAGGTGTTAAGGCCAGCAGCTGTAGCAACGGCAGCGAAGGGAATCAGTCGACCGAGAATTTGGCGGGTGGAGGGTGTGACCTTAAGTCGAGGCACAATGGCGTTAAGACCAAGAGCGACAGAGCAAGAAGCCCCCACTGCAGAGAGGTATGACTTGATCATGACTTCGGTCGACATGGGGGAGGACTTGTTGCCATTGGCAGTGTTGAATGCGACATTCAGGGACTGGTTGAAGACTTGCCATCCAACAATACCGACTGTACCCATGCCAGGTTGAAGCATACCGGCGGTCACGACGAGGTTGGTCAGAACATAGCAAGACATTcggaagggaaagaagacgGGCTCGCCGGTGTCTGTTGCACAGTATCTCGTCAGCTGGTGTCATGATTGCACTCTGCCAGGGCCATATATACCAGGGTGCAGCGTAGAGTCAACAACCTTCTTCGCATGCCACAAAGATGGTGACATGTGCTCGATCTTTCCCGTCTTGTAATCCGTCACCAGCTTCTTGGCCGCCTCGAGTCCGGTCGCGCCCGCGAACAGGGTCCTAGAGAATGCGCCAGCATGGTCAGCTCATGATACTTGAAGTCGTCGGAGGTTCAGAGTTTCAGCAATTGGACTCACGTAGGGTCTGTGATGCCCACTGTATGGCGCACCCGTCCCATATATGTTTCAAGGTCATACTGGGAAGCGGGAAGCTCCCGCGCGCCAGGAAGCGAGGCCGACATGTTCTATGTGTAGATACGGGACGGATTCTTTGTCGGATTCGAGATAACGAAGGTATTCGCTCGCGAGCAAGAGGGCGGCGGGAGGGGGAAACAAACAAAGCTTTACCTGACCTGAAGTAAAGTAAGGCGAGGCAAAGGTAATAAATTAATTGACCGCTAGAGGGGTTCTTGTGGACTAGAAATGCCCGAATGACCACTTCGTGGGACAAAAAAATCCGGTGGAGGGGGGTTGCTCTGAATAAACGCGACGATAAGCTAACGTAGCCGCAGGTGAGTCCCGCTTTCGGAGCCGGCACATGGCTTAATTTACGTACATGCAGCCCCGGTCCGGGCTATAAAATCGTGGGGTTACGCATAAGCAGAATCGGAACGAGTCCCGAGTAGACATGAGCATCTCTAGAATTAATTCAGAATTTCTGGTGGAATTCACTTCAAGATAGACACAACTTGAAGATCAAAAGAAGTATTCAGGGTCCATCTACTCCGTATATCGGGCCGGTCCCTTATCGGAGCAACGATATCAGTCACCAAAGAGATACCAAAAACCTAAGCAGTATATCAACAAGCCGCGATTGGCGGGTTGATATCCCGAGTCCCCAACTCTGAGTACCGGATCTGCAAAAAGTACAATGCCGACGAGTGCCAGTTGGCAAAAGATATATTCCAGCAAGTAATCGACCACGCCAGGATTCGAACCTGGAATCTCTAGAGAGTTCGGAAGCTGGAGACCGAAATCTAGCGCCTTAGCCATTAGGCCACGCGGCCGGAACCTTTAAATTCCGATGAAGAGTGCGCTTGCTATTCTCTTCCAAGATTGGCACGTTGGCTGCTAAGATCATCGTCGTTGATGTCTGAATGATAGGAATGTCTTGGATACGTTGTTAATATATGAGAGTTTTGAGTTGCTTGTGGGCTGAAAGATTGTTTCGAGGGTGGAGTTACGGTGACGCTGAATCTCCTGTGTTCAATCGCATATGCGGCCACCCTACAGAAGATATCTCGACATGGATAGAATGTATAATTGGTTCTCAATCTACATCTGGTGAGCTTCTAATTCGTAAAGTTATTATTGTACCCTTAGAGCTTGTGTTGACGGCTGCGAATAATTCAAGTCATGTTCCTATGGGAGAAACTCGCATCTATTCTGTTCCTAAGGCTCTGCAGACTTGAAcagtcatcatcaacaggtCATATATAGCGTTACAACTCTATGCTTTTACTATCATATAAGTCTGTTCATACCATGGACTTTATTTGTCACCCGCATCTGCCATGAGCATAGCAATCGCAGGCTGGAAAGCAGCCGCCTTCTTGAAATCTCCCAGCTTAACACTCATGAGATCAAGAGCCATGAGCGCCTCACCAGCCCGACCTCTCTCGTCTCTCTTCAACGAATCAGCCTTGACATAGCGTTGCGAGAAGTGCGTGAGCAGCGTCCTTCGAGCCTTCATCTTGCGCGCAATCTCTAGTGCCTCGCCCATCGTAGAGTGGCCCTTCTTCTTAGCGTGAGACAACATGTCATCGTCGAACGTGCACTCGTGAACAAGTAGGTGGGCACCTTCGCACTCCTGTGCAAACTCGTCTGAGGGACGGCAGTCACCTGAGTATGCGATGCGGAGACCGGATGTGAGCTCGAGTTCTGTTCCGTAGGAGAGCCAGCAGTGAGGAACTGGAATGCGCTTGATAGCACGGAGCCCGAAGTCGCCGTTCTTGATCACAAAGCGACCGTTGTTGAGCTTATCGGGCTTGGTGCTATTGCAATTGGGGAAATGTAGTCTGTGGAAACCAATATCCTCGACTTGAGAGACCTCTTCCAGGAGCGCCTTGTATCTTGATACACAAGATACAGCTAACTTGGCATTGGTGTCTTCAATGGTGTGTTCGTACCAAGCTTTGATCAAATTGGGAGTACCAAGGTGATGATCAGCGTGAAGATGGCTGATGACAATGCACCTGAGATCTCGGAGGATATTTCCAGTTTCCTCCTCTCCAAAGAGACGTCGGATTTGACCCAAAGTGCCCTCACCAACATCGAGAAGATAGTTTCCAATACCAGGCACCCGAATCAGTGTTGACGAAACATTGCGATATTTGCCTGGGATTGAAGAGCCAGTTCCAAGGGGGATGATTTCAGCATCGCGGCTGGGAATATCTTGTTCATCCTCTTCCAATTTTCGCAGAAACTCAGGATCAGATGTCTCTTCACGAGCCTTTCGTGCTAATTCGAGAATCTCATCACTGACAGACTGAGCTGCCTCTCCGAGAGCAGGAAACGGGGCAATCTCGCCTTCGCCAAATTTGAGTCGGGGCATGAGCGAAATTTTGTTTCCTATCCGGCCAGACTCAACTTGTGATCCATTTGGCATGGCTCCCTTGATATCGTTATCGTACTTGAGGAGAGTGAATCTCTCAGGGTCGATCCTCCGTAGCTTGGTCTGTAACTGCCCAGGTCCAGCCAGAGAGATCATATTGGGGCAGGTGTCTTGAGCACAAAAGAAATGCTTCATCGTGGGGTGCTCATCCACAAACTTCTGAATTCTAGCATCGTCTGCTATTCCAGGGCCGAGAATCCAGTACACGATAGCCACATGAGACATCAATTCAGAATTAGACCATTCAGGTCGCTCCATGAAAGAGTCGATAAGATCGCGAGACTCGATATCAGCGAGGATAAATCCTTGACCAGGCTGAGTCTCGCCAAGGACCTGCTCAGGAGTTACAGTGACGCCATCTTTTGTCACTATAGTGCTCCCCGCAGTCAAATGCCTGAAGTCAGTGACATGTACCCcaagctccttggccttctgaGGGTTGAATTTCCCGCGACGATCGAGGCATTTGACGATATAGCACATAGAGCTTTGGCTGTAGATTGTTGGGGGCAGTCGTCGATGTGTCACGTTGATGATATCCGCGCTGCGATCAATTTGAGCCTCCTTCTCGGGGAACACCCAAACAGTTTGATCCGGTTCTGTCAGTTCTGACCCATCGCCAGGTCTCGGGCCCTTGTACAGTTTTATTTCGCCTTCTTGGCGTGTAAAGACCGTATCCCTGGGCTTGACCTCGCTCAGCTTGACGGGGATGAGCATACCGTTGCCTTTGAGTTTTCCATTGAAcatgaccttctcaacaagagtgGACGCATATTCAGGGTCCGAAAGTGGTGACCATTCTTTGAACTGTGGTTTTTTTTGGTCTCCAACGATGGCGCTTGACCTGCGACGCTTCTTTGGGCTGCTGGGGCGATCTCGTTGAATCGGAATCTTCCATACACGAAGCACGTCGTCTTTCCAGTCGGGTTCTATGCTCTTGATTTTCTCAAGCCGAGGGTTTTCTCTATGCTCATGCGTGCGCACGGAAATGGGCTGTCGTAAGATGACGGGACGGCATGCGGCCAAAGTGTGGTTCAGATTCTCGCCACCGTGGATGTGAATGGTTTCAAAAGCAGCCTGCTTCGTCAACTTCTGACCCTTGCTCTTCCTTTCCTCATTCATCACTGCAGTTTGTTCTCTGCTAGCTTCTAGTACGCCACCAACCGTGAGAACATAGCCGAACAGACCTCCTACCAACTCCCATGAAACACTGCCGCTGAGAAAGACCTGTTCCGTTGCTCCCATTCCTAGTCTCCTGCTCTGGAAAGCGCGCTGAGTCCCTTCTTCGGGTCGGCCAAACAAATATGCCCGTCTCTCACTGTGGACAAAGAGACAAGTGCCAGGAGTGTCCACAGTGGGCGCAGAAGCGATCTCAACTGAAGTCGCCATTGGAATACCAGCAGAATAATCGCTCACTTTTGGTTTTACGATAGATTCTGAGAACAGGCGAGGTTTTCTGAAAGCTCGAGACTTTACTTTTGGGTGTGAACTGTTCCAGGCTCGTCTACAGAAATAGAGTCCAGGTGAGGTTGATGGTGGGGGGCGTTGAGATAAAAAAGTTGGTAGTAATGGAAGGCTACAAGAATTGAATAAATGTGAGAGGCGTCGAGTGCCCCATGTTTGCATGAGAGAAGTTTTAAAGAGTTAAGAGGGAAATCGGCGTGACACAAAAATGCATCATCTGCCTATGTCATAATCGATACAATATTTTCTGCTTGAAACAATCaactttttcttttctagATTTAGACGCGGCGAATGACTCCTCTTTCCGCGTTCCGCTAGCTCGCGCTGTCACATGAAGTGGTTGCATTATGTAAGATGACTACCCTACACTTAGAACAACACAACCTTCGAATCTATCACTACCTACCTATAGATCAGGCTATGGTCCTGAAAATACATATGGTTGGCATGATAGCGTTCtatctatatattattattgGAGTTAGGATGCCTTCGTTCTTATCTGGTTCTTAAACATGTAGCTGAGATCCGGTCATTGATATTGAGTTCTGATGTCAGCTCAGAGTACCATTCATCGGATACCAAGCGGGAGGACTATTGGCGTTGATGGCCAATGATAATTGATCAcaaggttcttgatgatggtCCAAAGTTAGTAATTGGTTAACTTGCGAGCAACTCCGACGATGTCGCAGTATTGGCTTCGTCGTCGTTGAAGGAGGAGATCTGAGAGCAATAATCCTTCCCCTAAACGTACATCAAAGAAGTAATCTCCTCTTACCAAAATAACCACCACTTATAACATCATATATGTCTTATTCCGTATTTCCGAAACTAGTAGTCTTCCTTCGAATCATAGTCAAGAATCAAGGCTCAATACCTGACTCGAAATGTACTCAATCAATGACCTCACCCAAAGCCAATACCAGTGGAGAAAAAGACAATCCACTTGCTTTATCACGCATTACAAACGATCTTAGCAACATTACCAATTAACTACCATAGAAAAGATACCCCGGAATCAACATCTAACCCCGAGCCCCTCCGAATATCCCCATACTTTTATTTTAACCCAAGTCAGGTCCCCATGCGTCGCATCTTTAAACCGCTCACAACTCACTCATCACGACTATTTTCAACCTCTCGATTCATCATGGGAGACGCAATCCTCAAGCGCAATCCTCACCCGGATTTTAAGAAGGTCGAGGCTTCGAGGCCTGAGCTGGATGCCAAGTCTCAGTTTCGCTACACCAAGACTGTTGATGCGGATTGGACTTTTGGTGAGGGTGCGAATAAGTTGGGCAaggatgatggtgataaGAAACATGTCACCATAGATCCTCATGAGGAGGGTCGCCCTGCGGGGTTCAATTacaagcttctcatctcTGCTATTGTACCGCGTCCTATCGCTTTTGTGAGCAGTCAAGCTCCCGACGGTACAAAGAAGAACCTCGCCCCGTTCAGTTACTTCAACATGATGGGCCACGACCCGCCCatgtttgttgttggtttCGCATCTGGACTCGCCAATGCGAAGGACACACTTCGCAACGTCTCCGAATCCGGCGAGTGTGttatcaacatcatctcagAGCACTTCATCGAAGCCGCAAACTCAGCTAGCGTCAACGCCCCTGCTGATGTATCTGAGTGGGATATCTCGGGCCTGACACCCAAGTACGACTGCGAGACTGTCAAGTGTGCTCGTGTGGGCGAGGCTATTGTTAGCATTGAGTGCAAGCTCGATATGCTCAAGGAGTTCGACAGTAAGGTACGACCTGGAAACAAGTCTGGCTGTATGGCCGTTTTCGAGGGAACTCGTTTCTGGGTTCGAGAGGATGCGTTGAATGAGGATAAGAATATGGTTGATCCTGGTGTGTTGAAGCCAGTCAGCCGATTAGGAGGAATCACATATGCCAGGGTTACTGAGGCGTTCGAGATCCCAAGAACAGATTTTGATAAGGACGTCGGTGGCCAAGAGGGAGCTGAAAAGATACAAAAGCAAAAGAACTAGGTCAGACGTGGTATATATTCATTCATGACCAAACACCAAATATATAGACTAAACAAGCCCGCAAACAGGGCTTAATAACAAAATGGCCATCATGCAATACAGTTCCCCAGGAGTGATACATGCCCACCTTTCATTCCCTGAGTTATACTCATAAACCAAATCGTCGCCTCATATAAGCAAAATGTATAACAAACTTAAACCCAAACGGTAGCACAAGCCCACAGAGCTTATAGCCAGGTGCTATAGAACAAAAGAAATCATATATGGCCAAATGACAGAGAAAACGGAAAATTTCAACGCCGGTAAATGAAGTGCTCAGAGATAGATGCTCTGACCAGAATGAGAGATGATGAATTCGCATCCCAAGGGTGACTCGGTTTCGCTCTCAAAATTGTGCAGTTGTTTCAGAATAGTGTTTCCAACATCAGGTCCATCATCCAGTCGATCCTTGACATGGATGATGACAACCTTGAGACCTTCGAGGGGCCGTTTTATCCTGGGCACAGATGTGAAGGAATCAGATGGGTTGAGCGTCAACTCAGCCGTCGGCGAAGCGAGGTGCGGTGTAGGAGGTGTTTCAATACCAGGGTGAACGTAATCCGGTGTCGAAGCCTTGATGGTCCTGGGAGACACGGGGTCTTCAGAGGTGAGATTCGCGATAGAAGGGTTTCGTCGTGGAGTCTCGTCAGTCGTGCTGCCCATGCGCTTGCGCTTCTTAGGTTCGGAATAATGCGACTTGCGTTCGACTTCGACCTCATGAGCCAGTGCACGCAGCTCCTCAATGACATAGCGGGGCTTTAGGTGCCCGTACAGACGATCCTCGGCCTGCGACTCATCGTAGCTGCACTCGATGAAGATAGCCTTGAGGTTACCAGAGGCGATCTTTGGCGCAGCTTGTTGCCAGATATTCAGATTCCGCGGGCTTAGCGATATGCTATCAGGCTCAACGTCCCCGAAAATGAGGACTTCACGATGGGTGGTGGGTTCCTGGATGAAGTAGGGCGCTTGAGTTGTAGACGCAAATTTGCTCCTGCTCCAATGTAGTCGTTACAGGGCTGAAGCTGTTTTGGGGGATCATGAGTGACCCTCGATGTAGGGATATAGATCCCGGGTAGTAAGATGCTGAGCGCGCGATGGGACCTTGTGGCATGGATGCATCATGGCTGCTGAAGCGAGTAGATGCACTCGATGTTGAGCCCCGGTGACTATGCTTCTCGAGACAATGCCCATGGCTTACGCTCCAAACCTTGATAAGGAGTCCGTCTGCAACTTCGATGTAACCCCTACTTTCACCGTCGCCGAGTGTCGGACTGCCACCTTCAACCAATCTCATATAAGTCACCAGCCCAGCTCCGTTGTTCTCATCACTTAGGTTTGGCCATATCACATTGTTGAAAATGTGATTCTTGAAAGCTTGGATTGTGCTTGGTAAAGCAGCCAGTTTTTTCGGCCTTGTGCCCGGGAAGCCAGCAGTATTGACTACAAAGCCTGAGATGTGatcaagatgaggatgagtgATGAGATATGTGTCGACGAGAGAGCGCGTGATGTGAGATGCGTTAGCAGAAGGTGAAGAGTAAGGCAGCTCAAGGCCTGCAAAGGGGCCAATGGTAAGTGTGAAGGGaggaggcggtggtggaGAAGGTATCGATTCTTCCATGATACGTGTGATAGCAGAGAGATGGACGCCAGCATCGACGGCGATGATAGAGCCACGATGCCATTTTTGAGCGACAGAACGGACTAGAAAAGCAGTGGTGTTTGATTCTTGAGGACCACCTCCTGAGCCCTGTGATTGACGTTAGTTAGAGTTCAACTTTTGTTCATATGAGTGAGTGAGTATGTGGAACACGGCAGTGAGAAGCCGAAATGTGAAATAGAGTATGAGGATGCGGCAAGACAAACGCCACCACGAATCACGACATGATCCGACGTGTTTTGTTTATGGCCCTCATGCACCAAAACCGTTCTTATACCACGGGTGAACCTCAGTGGGTATTGGTTTTTGGAGATGTGACGGTGCACATGTAAACAAACGAGGGATGGGGATAGGCTGTTAACCGTAGATGATACGTACCAATACAATCACCTGCAAAGCAGGCTCGACTTCGGCTCCCATGATTTGCTTTTGGGAGAGTAGAAAGAGAGTAGAGAAAAGAATAGAAACGAGAGAGGGAGGGAGAGAATTGAGTGACGACGGTTGACTCAACTCGGCCGATTTGATGCCTGCCCTGGGATCtgggatgtggatgtggagGTGGAGGGCCCTGGAGAGGTCGCAGTGGAGGGAGAcgggatgagatggagatgctTGGAGATGGTATGGTTTAGCTGGCTGCCCCACTAAAAGCCCTGTAAGGTACCGCCTGAAA
This genomic stretch from Fusarium oxysporum f. sp. lycopersici 4287 chromosome 5, whole genome shotgun sequence harbors:
- a CDS encoding ribonuclease Z, producing the protein MQTWGTRRLSHLFNSCSLPLLPTFLSQRPPPSTSPGLYFCRRAWNSSHPKVKSRAFRKPRLFSESIVKPKVSDYSAGIPMATSVEIASAPTVDTPGTCLFVHSERRAYLFGRPEEGTQRAFQSRRLGMGATEQVFLSGSVSWELVGGLFGYVLTVGGVLEASREQTAVMNEERKSKGQKLTKQAAFETIHIHGGENLNHTLAACRPVILRQPISVRTHEHRENPRLEKIKSIEPDWKDDVLRVWKIPIQRDRPSSPKKRRRSSAIVGDQKKPQFKEWSPLSDPEYASTLVEKVMFNGKLKGNGMLIPVKLSEVKPRDTVFTRQEGEIKLYKGPRPGDGSELTEPDQTVWVFPEKEAQIDRSADIINVTHRRLPPTIYSQSSMCYIVKCLDRRGKFNPQKAKELGVHVTDFRHLTAGSTIVTKDGVTVTPEQVLGETQPGQGFILADIESRDLIDSFMERPEWSNSELMSHVAIVYWILGPGIADDARIQKFVDEHPTMKHFFCAQDTCPNMISLAGPGQLQTKLRRIDPERFTLLKYDNDIKGAMPNGSQVESGRIGNKISLMPRLKFGEGEIAPFPALGEAAQSVSDEILELARKAREETSDPEFLRKLEEDEQDIPSRDAEIIPLGTGSSIPGKYRNVSSTLIRVPGIGNYLLDVGEGTLGQIRRLFGEEETGNILRDLRCIVISHLHADHHLGTPNLIKAWYEHTIEDTNAKLAVSCVSRYKALLEEVSQVEDIGFHRLHFPNCNSTKPDKLNNGRFVIKNGDFGLRAIKRIPVPHCWLSYGTELELTSGLRIAYSGDCRPSDEFAQECEGAHLLVHECTFDDDMLSHAKKKGHSTMGEALEIARKMKARRTLLTHFSQRYVKADSLKRDERGRAGEALMALDLMSVKLGDFKKAAAFQPAIAMLMADAGDK
- a CDS encoding hypothetical protein (At least one base has a quality score < 10), which gives rise to MRRIFKPLTTHSSRLFSTSRFIMGDAILKRNPHPDFKKVEASRPELDAKSQFRYTKTVDADWTFGEGANKLGKDDGDKKHVTIDPHEEGRPAGFNYKLLISAIVPRPIAFVSSQAPDGTKKNLAPFSYFNMMGHDPPMFVVGFASGLANAKDTLRNVSESGECVINIISEHFIEAANSASVNAPADVSEWDISGLTPKYDCETVKCARVGEAIVSIECKLDMLKEFDSKVRPGNKSGCMAVFEGTRFWVREDALNEDKNMVDPGVLKPVSRLGGITYARVTEAFEIPRTDFDKDVGGQEGAEKIQKQKN
- a CDS encoding 3',5'-cyclic-nucleotide phosphodiesterase (At least one base has a quality score < 10), whose amino-acid sequence is MGAEVEPALQVIVLGSGGGPQESNTTAFLVRSVAQKWHRGSIIAVDAGVHLSAITRIMEESIPSPPPPPPFTLTIGPFAGLELPYSSPSANASHITRSLVDTYLITHPHLDHISGFVVNTAGFPGTRPKKLAALPSTIQAFKNHIFNNVIWPNLSDENNGAGLVTYMRLVEGGSPTLGDGESRGYIEVADGLLIKVWSVSHGHCLEKHSHRGSTSSASTRFSSHDASMPQGPIARSASYYPGSISLHRGSLMIPQNSFSPVTTTLEQEQICVYNSSALLHPGTHHPS